The following nucleotide sequence is from Pseudochaenichthys georgianus chromosome 17, fPseGeo1.2, whole genome shotgun sequence.
aaatgttaTGTTCAACTCGTATTAAAAGCCAGTGCAAGAGGTAAAGACTCAGCCTCTAAACATGGAGAGCcccacttttatttatttttgtatttaatgttttttgtttcAGAGAAAGAAAGGCCTGCTTTGAGACCGGCCAGAAGCATGGACTCGCTCAGCAACCCGCCCTATCCAATCGAAGGTACTCTGTTATCACACGTTTCCCAATTTCTGTCAGAATGATGAGgaaataattatatatatttcaaaTCATCAGCAAAACATGCTGGAATTACTATAATCATACAGACCTTTCTGGACTTTTTCAAATGCcatgttatatatttttgttgtaATGCTCACCATACAAACAAAGAgacagataagataagataagataagaagtactttattgatcccaatttgggaaatgtttgtgttgcagcagtacaaaagacatggcattgtacaatacatatttaaaatactaggaataaacaagaaagtagaaaatatacatgttggatTTACAAatcaacaataacaaaatataaagcaagttattatatatacataagtatgagggatggaatattacatattaaactgaatatatCAAATGTACAGTGAGATTTGAAgtccagagagttctctgccagccagaggtggtTTGTTATCCAGAGACTTTCCCAGTTTGTTTTCCTGATCCTTTAAGACAGGATCGTTTGAAGATACTTGTTTGTGATCTGGAGAAGTATTTTGGATcagattgaactttaaaacagacATGTCACTTATCCGTCTGCTTTATTCCAGGGTCCAGACGTCCCAGCCAGCGCCCTCCCTCCACCCACATGTCTCCCCTCGTCACCCCTTCCCCGCAGCCTGCCTCCGAGGTCCCTGCCTCCCCCGGAGCGATAGGTGGGAGTGAATACGCCGTGACCTACCGCAGGGGAACAGGGCTGGTGAGCGGGGGTGCGGGCACGCAGGGCACCTACACCTGCCTGGACCCTGAAGGTTTCTCTGGGAACGAGACCCTCCTGTCCAGGTCCCCAGGACTCTCCACTAAAGTGGGCCGGAGAGCAGCCATGCACATCACGGGGCCCACCATGGTGACCGTGCCCCTGCATATCACCTCGAACCTGGCTTTAGGGGTGCTGCAACAGGGCGGAGACAGTGTCATCCACAGAGGGAGGGATAAGGAGGGAGGGGACAGGGTGGAAGGTAAGGAGGGAGGAGAGAAGGTGGAGAGGAGGGAAAGCAAGGCAAAGCAGAGGAAGGTGGCAGAAAGACAAAAggtcgaggaggaggaggaggaggaggaggagaaaagtcATAGAGGGAAAGTGACCGTGAGAGACGTGGAGGAAGTCATGGAAGCAGAAGGGGATATGGTGATAGGAAGTGGAAGGGATGAAGATAAGAAagaagaggagaaggaggaagaggagctggTGGTGGAAGCTGTGTCCAAAGAGCTGCGAGCCAAAAGCCTGACATCCAACACGGGGGAAGAGAACGCCGTCGACGATGGCAATGACCTCGATGAATACATGGGTAATTTAACCAATGACACCCCGAGGAGTATCGTATGTTAACACTACAGGATTAATAGTCTTATTGTAATCTCAGCCCGCGCTTCATTTACAGAGATGAAAGATGTGGCGGCGCCTCAGCGTGATGACGGTTGGGTGTTCGATGACGCTGACGCCCTCAACTCAACCCAAGAGGACGGGGACCACCACGAGATGTCCGGATACGTTCAAGATAACTTTGAGTTCCTGGACCGAATGGACTGCAACATGGAGCACGTGGACTGCAGTGTGTCCTACCAGGTGGGTCAACATGAGCACTTGTTCTTTGTTGTATAAAAGTGGTATTCATTTGTGAAGAGTGTCttactgaacaaaacgtgtaagTATTAATATTTGTTATCCAGTGAGCCAAGTCACCTCATTATCCAAACTCTAAGGGCACTCTGCCAGTGCCttgtgtcgagggaaccagggCCATGCTAACGTTGAGGTTGGCGTCCAAAACTATGCCATCGTTTTAATGAAGAAGTCTGGCAGTAATTGGTCTTTCTCCATCATTCTGTGAGCAACCAATCAGCAAACAGCTCAGGAGTAGTTGGTTGCCTTCCTGAAAAGGCAACCTGCGACACTTCTGACCGTTCAGATGAGCCGTACATATTTTAAACTGATCAAAACAATTGCCAAAATGCCTGTTGTGTTTTTTCGACACATATTTGATCAACGCATCAGTGTAAAGCTCACTGATCACCAAATTACATTTCCTGGGACTACTTTATGATAAAAGCGGACACCAGTTAAATGCTTCTAATGTGAAGCTGCAGTAATACCAAATGTTCGGTTTGCATAAGGATTGTTTTAATAAAGAATACATAAATATACAGATGTTTTACTGGGGATGTTCCCACAGACATTCAGTAGGTTACATGTAATACATATTAATATTGTAATATCTTCATCAGTGGGAAACACCTgatttcaagattcaaggcttttattgtcatgtgtacataTAGCCACAGTGTAGCTTTGTCAATGAAAtgttaggtcacaggctcctccaacagtgcaacacaataaaacagataaaatagtgcaagtaaatacaaatagaatagaaataataataataataataatgcattttatttatatagcgcttttcacaactcaaagacgctttacagtatgagggagggtagacgaacaaggacaggcaaacaagtaagtacaaaataaaaaggcagtcaagaggaagtgggggggggggggcttatgggtagatgtgttttgaggcgggactgaaagactgtgagggactcagagtcacggagatcttgggggaggggcttccagagcctaggagctgccactgagaaggctctgtccccaaagctgcagagtgtggatgtgggagtggataggagtccggctgcggtggatctgagggaccgtggGGGTTCATAAGGAGTGAGAAGGTCTGTGAGATaagggggggccagatggtggagtgctttgtaggtgaggaccagaactttgtagttgatgcgacgggagacaggaagccagtggaggtctttgaggactggggtgatgtgatgccatgatttggtatgtgtgcaaaaagtctatatacaagtaattggaatatgatacattagatacataatttgtaagttgcaaacagattaatgttatggatgttctttcaaaagttcttatatatatatagaaagatACTATTTAGAACAAATATATAAAGGGAAAGTTTTGTATCTCGTAAGTCCTTTCCTCATCCAGTTTGTTGTTGTTCCTCTCAGGTGAACGAGTTCTCCGTGGAGCCTCCCGGTCACTCGGACGATGAGTACGAAGTCATGGATCCTTCAGAGCTCCAGACAGAGTTAAAACCAACGAGGCCGCTCAGCGTCGACTCGTACAACCGACGCACTAAATCCCTCAGCCTGCCCTACCTGACCTCACCCATCCTGAGGCTGGAGGACTCCGGCTCTGAAGAGGACGCAGCAGCGTGCGACAGCGACGATTACAGCAGTGACGAAGACGAGAGCATGTTCGTAAAGAGCCTCCCCGCCGAATTCTTTTTAAACGATTTGACCTTTGAAAGAGACGCTGATCATCAGGAGGCTGGTGATGGAGTTCCTGAACACCAATCACAGAGCAGTGCCGACAGAGGGTCCCAGTCTCTGTGCTTTGGGGTTCCTGCATGTGAAGAATCAGCTGCTGTGGCTCTGGAGCCGGAAGAAGGGAAAGATGAAGGAGATAAAGATGGACCGGAAGAAAAGGAGATGACAGAGAAGGACGAGGAAGATCACCAGGGAAGAGACCATCTGGAAAGCAACGGGCAAAGGTGAAGCTGATTCTTTTGATTATATTTGAACACCGCATTTCTGTCAGTCATAGGCGATAGTGAACAATTATTTATCAAAGAATGCGACTTTAAAGCTGCTTTGACCAATTTTAAATACGACAGGTTAGATAACTGCATGTAATGTAAAAGGTGTGGCTTGTAGTGAAGAACCCTCAGATAATAATAACACATCATTTTAGTGTCTTTTAGTAAATTCATGCAGGTACACTTGTTCCGCTATACCCACTGTAGACTAGTGAAAGTAACAACAGTTtggtaagttagcatttttaaagGGATAACTTGTCAAAGTTGTAATTACAGTTTATTTCGCCACCCCTCAGACACAATACAATCCCCCCAAAAGCATTAAAGCTGGTTTAAGGCGAGACTATGTAACGGTTTACATTTGAGTTCAATTCATAAGCCGTCAAACACACATTAATTACTATCTGCAGAAATATCataaaacacaaacaactgGGTTCAAAAACGATTGACTTTAGTAGAAATTGTTAGTATTGGTAAAAATAATTTGAAAGACGATACAATCATAGAGTCATTCTGAAAGTGTTGGCATACACAAGTCAATCATTTAAAAGTAGCCACACTGGCCAGTTGTTCGAAGCCAATGACGTCTTTCTGAAATGTCTCTCGTTCCCCTGCAGCAAAGCCACAGAGGAAAAAGTCACGGAGGACTCTCAGAGTGACGAAGacgaacctctctctccagaagcATTTTCTCACTGCTGCTACGACTTCCCGCCGCCCATCGATGAGGACTTTGTGGAGGAGGCGGACATGTTGGACAATCATCCCAGCGATTCTCCACCTAGTCACGAAGTGGTTAATGCCACGCAGGAAGAAGCTGGTGACGCTTGCTTAGAGGAGATCAGAGACTTTCCACTAACAGATCCACCAACGAAGAAGAGAGACAAtgaagagggagaggaaagaGAGGTATTCAAAGAACTAGAGAGTGAAGGGGAAGATATAGTAATGGAAATAAAAGAAAGTGATGAGAACATGGCGGCAGGAACCCCTGAGACAGGCAATGAAGTTGAGGAAATACTTGAAGAGAAGCCGCAGGGAGGTGACACAGAGCAAGAACGTGATGTCTGTAGGACAAGCCGCGACATATGGGCTGAACTTGAGGATGTTATATGTGAAGTGATAGAGGATGAGGAGAGTACACAGGTGGACGAGAAGGATGACCGAGAGAGTGTTTCTGGGGATGTGACGGAAGATgttgaagaagaggaagaggaaatgGTGGAAGTTGAGGAAGTAGAGACAAACAAGACAGAAGTCAGAGTAGAGGAAGTTGAGGAATCAATGGAGACGATTGAAGAAAACCTCCCAGACACAGAAGTGCAGCAAGAGATGGAGGAAGAAGAGACAAAGGTACCGAAGACAAGTGAACCAGAAGAAGGGATTCAAGGGAAGCGCGCCATCACTGCCGAAGATCAGCATCGTGACGGGGAAGAAGTCACTTCGAAAGAGAACAATGACAAAGCTGATGAGCAACGTCAAGTGCAACTATGCATAGATAAACATCTAAAGGCGCTTAAGTGCGATGGGGAGGCGAGTCGAGAGGGCAGAAAGGGTGAGGACGGGGACGGCAGCTTAGGAGGCGTCGGACGGAAGATTGTCATCTCTAAAAATCCGAAGGTTTTCCAAGTGAAAGCGGTGCCGGTGGTGCCTCCGAAGCCTCAGCACTGCAGGTTCACCGCGCTGAACatccggcagcagcagcagcagcagcagcgagagAAAAGAGACgccgacagagagagagaaaacgcATCCAGAGTCGCATCGGAGCAGGACGGCGCACGAGACGGAGAGGAAGAGACAAGAGAGAAGACAACACAAGAGAGGGAGAAGAGGATGGAAGGGGATGAAAGTAGGAACAGTCCTCTCAGCATGTGTTTCGATGAGGCTGTTGCTATTGCGACCATGAGGcgaggaaaagagaaagagtGCGAGAAGGAGAGGCAGAAGGATTGGGGAAATGAGGTCCAGTAAAGTGTCTCTTTTGTGTTGTACTGTACAAACTATTTTTCTACGTGTAGCATATATGGCTGTATTATTTTGAGTGGAGGTATTGCCGCAGATGCAAAGCTACTTAAgggtgtttttgtgttttttctaCCACACACTTGATAGGCAGGCAGGAACTTGTAGGTTTTTAGAAATATATAGGCTACAGGATCTTTTTCAGAGGAGGATTTTCAGggagttaaaggggacctatcatgcaaaatgcactttgtgatgtcttttatacataaatgtgtgtccccggtgcggggaactcacgcaacgtcagaaaataaaaccctctctcttttcctccgtacccaaatcttttaaaacaggggtacaacgagcggatacagatttgctgccgatatgatgtcaaatcggcggcggacccacagaaaattgctatcagaaacaatgcctgacgtgtttttagatgtaatctcatctttgtttacattagcaagcctcgctaacactcagagctaacctgtattgtagagcacatgtgtttacaaagcaggaaataaaaaaaggaactcaccttgtgataaacccgcaagagaaaaggcatttgagctccatactgtttcagaaataatttttgatgtggtttagacaggatggcgttttatcacagcagaatttaactttatctccggtagaattctgatcaggcattagctccgcctcctcttttttttcttcttcaagctaaggacccaaaatctccgtttctctaacagggctgcaaaagaggggtatgagcagtatgaggcatggctacaatgggtgatctgtttggtattttaagcaaacaacttcacagacatgttttgtataggtatggccctacaatatatgtttccaatatagcatgataggtccactttaagaaaTGGGGATGATATGCAACAAAGGTAATTACATTGTCAAAAGCAAACACAGAGATTACATTAAAATTGTGCTGCTGAAACATGTTAACATATTACATGCACAACATTGCAGCTTATCTAGTTaaaatgtagaagtagaaaagaAAGAGAATAAATAAAGCTCACTCTTTGTTTGCAGTTGTCGTCCAATTATACATTGTATAGAGTAAATGAACGGTTTGCAAGTATATGGTTAAATTGTACATTTGGAAGAGTGAATGTATAATTCGTGAACGTTATAATGTCTGCTAAATACATTGTTAGGGATTATGTGAATAAAGATAATAGTTTCTAAGATTCTGtctgtcattattattattattattcaaagtgtcaCTTATTTAAATAATGTACAGTCGAGGTATGATTAATATATTACAGGGATTTTCTTGCATCTGTAGAAAACTTCAGATCACATTGTCATGTATTAGTAGTATTATTAGGTAACTAATTCCGGTTTAGGGTTAAAGTAAAACACTTATACAAATATATAGCGTGGCTATGTCTACTTTTCAGGATATCCAGATAGCTACAAAATTAAACTTTGAATTGACAATTATTTTCTGGTTTAGGATTTTTAAAGTCAATGCAAGTTAATAATGGTcccttttatttaaatgtttctctATGTATATATTTAACAACAAGATGAATCATACACTTAACCAGAACATATTTAATATCCAGTGCCTGCCCAATTTTTACAAGGCTATTATTTAATCGTGTTTGATAAGGAAGTAGGAAGAGACACATTTGAAAGGATTTGTAGTTCGCGTTTactagaagagttacgacagtTGCCATTTATGTCACATCCGCCTGGACATTTTCCCGGAagtaaaccaaaataaaacatctgGAAAGGTACTTCGCCAAACAGCAGAAGCCCCAGCTCTTTTAATAAAGCTTGACATTTGCTTTTTCTTGCTGTTTATCGTCCCTCGGCAGGATGTCTTTGCCCTCCTCTTTCGGTTCGCAGGTGTCCGCCATCATGGATATGTTGGCGAAGGCGGCAGTCACAGAAATAACGAagctggtggaggaggggggtgTTGTGTTGAGGCTGGAGATGTGTCGGAGGGACAGTGAGATCCAGGAGCTCAAGAGAACTTTAAAGCTGATGGAGGTGGAGCTCTGCAAAGCCCAAGAAGCAGTCAACATCCCGGCAATAATGGAGGAGAAACAGAAGAAGCAAACGGCAGCCGAGAATCTGGTCCTTCGAACAGGTGAGCAACATCTGGAGAGACCTTCCACACCAAAGTGCATTCACAAAAACATAAATTCTGGTTTTGTGTTGCGATAAACAATAGTTATTTCTCGGTAAATCATATATTATGATTGGTATTGACTTTATGTGGTATACTGTTAAATTCGGCTTGAATATGAATCTCATATTTGAATATAGTAAGTAGACTATTACTTATTAATAAATTGTAAGAAATACATGCATAGCCTAATATAATGTAAAACGAAATTGTGAAAAAAGTAAACATTTCAAAGATGTTTGTGTCAAAACAGTAGTTGTGTTGCTTTTATATAACgtttatataataacaataaataaTAACGTTTACTATCATAACAATATTTTTGTGATATCTTGATTTAACAACAGTGATTGCTTGAAAGACCATACATTATGATCATTAACGGCTTTATATGGTACTCTTAAATTCGGCTTAAAAATATATcccattttttttatatatatatatatagatagatagatagatagatagatagatagataccaAATTTGAAAATGCTTGTGTTACAGCAGCAGTGTATTGCGGCAGGTGGAATTAAGATAAACATAAACcacaaatatatacatatcTACAGTAGAGAATACATTTATCACAATCAAAAAACTATATAAATGATTCtggataaatacaaaataaacactAAAATACTACAGCAACAGATATATATAGACATAGGATAGTATATAAAGTGAGTTCTCTAAATattgaaatgaaataaatatatgaATGGTTATATAACATGGAATTCAGTAGACATCTTAGACTGTGTTTTCATTTGGTCGATAAACTGCcattctcaaagtgcaacatatTGGATAATGATGTTAGATAACTGACTTTTGAGATCTGTTTGATTAATACAAATATCAAAAGAACTGTGCATGATGTTTGTGTCAAACTTTAGCTTTTTTCTTTTATAGATGCACCAacatttatataataataactTACAAAGACTTATTTTGATATCTTGATTTGTAAAAAGCATGTACGTATTTTCCAGCGCTTCTATCCAGATGTTTTATACACACTTTGCACATGTTTGACTGTTGACTTGCATTTGTGAGTGGAGTCAAATTCTACCTGCAATCTTTCTTTCAGTTGCAGACCAACAAGAGCATCAGGAGGAAGCATGTGTAGTGTATCTGAACCCACGGTCTGCCCATCCTCTGTGCCAGCCGGGCCACGTAACAGCAGAGATCCACGACATGAAGCCAGAGGTGAAACACGAGCCTGCAGAAGAACCCTTCGCCCAGGAAGCAGAACACATTGTGACGGCGGACATTTGCTTTGAGGTGCGAGAGCCAGACGACATGATGTGGCCTCCTCCTGCTTGCAGCATGTTTGATAAAAGCTCCGTTGCAATGCAGCAGAACATGCAGATCTCCCCCCCGGACACTGAGCAATACGCTGCTCACGGACACGCAGAAAGCAGCTCCTATAACTCTTCAGCTTCTGCAGCGCAGGAGATCGCAGGAGGTTCTTTAAATACGCCGATAAAATTAGAGGTAGAGACTCGACCTATGTGCATGGGAAGTACGGCTGTTCACAATGAGCAGTTCGGACATGCTCCACATCCTGCAGTCACTCAGGATCCGTGTTTGGAGTCTGCTTCTCAACATGCCGGGCCGTCACTAGCTCCGCCTCATGCGCAGAGGTCACACGCAGCAGATACATTAGGATCCAACACAGACTGGCACATCCTCAATGTCAACAACCAACGAGCAAAAAGGCTCATGAATGTTTGGAGGACGAATCAGAAGCTGTTCATCTGCTCGGTGTGCAACAGGGGCTTCCCCCGCAAGTCTCAGCTCGAGGTGCACATGGCCTCCCACCAGACGTTCAAACCCTACCGGTGCCTCGAATGCGGGAAATCTTTCA
It contains:
- the arhgap30 gene encoding rho GTPase-activating protein 30 isoform X1 encodes the protein MRRHRRKGVNKDKVFGCDLLEHLTTSSQEIPQVLQCCSEFVEKHGVVDGIYRLSGVSSNIQKLRGEFESDGSPDLNKDLYLQDIHCVSSLTKAYFRELPNPLLTYQLYDKFAEAVALQLEEERLVKIRNVLKELPEPHHRTLQFLMRHLVKMASFCSETNMHSRNLAIVWAPNLLRSKDIETSGFNGTAAFMEVRVQSIVVEFILTHVPQLFPEEDASGERRKSLPSPSALPNQDEGFFKGPVPHFGIISPGDGPLPMRPYHAIIEGTDKRKGSLKGRKWMSIFNIGGRFQDPRRRHKLSTKEKERPALRPARSMDSLSNPPYPIEGSRRPSQRPPSTHMSPLVTPSPQPASEVPASPGAIGGSEYAVTYRRGTGLVSGGAGTQGTYTCLDPEGFSGNETLLSRSPGLSTKVGRRAAMHITGPTMVTVPLHITSNLALGVLQQGGDSVIHRGRDKEGGDRVEGKEGGEKVERRESKAKQRKVAERQKVEEEEEEEEEKSHRGKVTVRDVEEVMEAEGDMVIGSGRDEDKKEEEKEEEELVVEAVSKELRAKSLTSNTGEENAVDDGNDLDEYMARASFTEMKDVAAPQRDDGWVFDDADALNSTQEDGDHHEMSGYVQDNFEFLDRMDCNMEHVDCSVSYQVNEFSVEPPGHSDDEYEVMDPSELQTELKPTRPLSVDSYNRRTKSLSLPYLTSPILRLEDSGSEEDAAACDSDDYSSDEDESMFVKSLPAEFFLNDLTFERDADHQEAGDGVPEHQSQSSADRGSQSLCFGVPACEESAAVALEPEEGKDEGDKDGPEEKEMTEKDEEDHQGRDHLESNGQSKATEEKVTEDSQSDEDEPLSPEAFSHCCYDFPPPIDEDFVEEADMLDNHPSDSPPSHEVVNATQEEAGDACLEEIRDFPLTDPPTKKRDNEEGEEREVFKELESEGEDIVMEIKESDENMAAGTPETGNEVEEILEEKPQGGDTEQERDVCRTSRDIWAELEDVICEVIEDEESTQVDEKDDRESVSGDVTEDVEEEEEEMVEVEEVETNKTEVRVEEVEESMETIEENLPDTEVQQEMEEEETKVPKTSEPEEGIQGKRAITAEDQHRDGEEVTSKENNDKADEQRQVQLCIDKHLKALKCDGEASREGRKGEDGDGSLGGVGRKIVISKNPKVFQVKAVPVVPPKPQHCRFTALNIRQQQQQQQREKRDADRERENASRVASEQDGARDGEEETREKTTQEREKRMEGDESRNSPLSMCFDEAVAIATMRRGKEKECEKERQKDWGNEVQ
- the LOC117462522 gene encoding gastrula zinc finger protein 5-1-like; amino-acid sequence: MSLPSSFGSQVSAIMDMLAKAAVTEITKLVEEGGVVLRLEMCRRDSEIQELKRTLKLMEVELCKAQEAVNIPAIMEEKQKKQTAAENLVLRTVADQQEHQEEACVVYLNPRSAHPLCQPGHVTAEIHDMKPEVKHEPAEEPFAQEAEHIVTADICFEVREPDDMMWPPPACSMFDKSSVAMQQNMQISPPDTEQYAAHGHAESSSYNSSASAAQEIAGGSLNTPIKLEVETRPMCMGSTAVHNEQFGHAPHPAVTQDPCLESASQHAGPSLAPPHAQRSHAADTLGSNTDWHILNVNNQRAKRLMNVWRTNQKLFICSVCNRGFPRKSQLEVHMASHQTFKPYRCLECGKSFTQKTRLKTHQSVHTGERPFSCKICGKMFSRQDNCMRHERFHSGLRPYSCGQCGKSFTVLGNLKIHQEIHLQGR
- the arhgap30 gene encoding rho GTPase-activating protein 30 isoform X2 encodes the protein MRRHRRKGVNKDKVFGCDLLEHLTTSSQEIPQVLQCCSEFVEKHGVVDGIYRLSGVSSNIQKLRGEFESDGSPDLNKDLYLQDIHCVSSLTKAYFRELPNPLLTYQLYDKFAEAVALQLEEERLVKIRNVLKELPEPHHRTLQFLMRHLVKMASFCSETNMHSRNLAIVWAPNLLRSKDIETSGFNGTAAFMEVRVQSIVVEFILTHVPQLFPEEDASGERRKSLPSPSALPNQDEGFFKGPVPHFGIISPGDGPLPMRPYHAIIEGTDKRKGSLKGRKWMSIFNIGGRFQDPRRRHKLSTKEKERPALRPARSMDSLSNPPYPIEGSRRPSQRPPSTHMSPLVTPSPQPASEVPASPGAIGGSEYAVTYRRGTGLVSGGAGTQGTYTCLDPEGFSGNETLLSRSPGLSTKVGRRAAMHITGPTMVTVPLHITSNLALGVLQQGGDSVIHRGRDKEGGDRVEGKEGGEKVERRESKAKQRKVAERQKVEEEEEEEEEKSHRGKVTVRDVEEVMEAEGDMVIGSGRDEDKKEEEKEEEELVVEAVSKELRAKSLTSNTGEENAVDDGNDLDEYMEMKDVAAPQRDDGWVFDDADALNSTQEDGDHHEMSGYVQDNFEFLDRMDCNMEHVDCSVSYQVNEFSVEPPGHSDDEYEVMDPSELQTELKPTRPLSVDSYNRRTKSLSLPYLTSPILRLEDSGSEEDAAACDSDDYSSDEDESMFVKSLPAEFFLNDLTFERDADHQEAGDGVPEHQSQSSADRGSQSLCFGVPACEESAAVALEPEEGKDEGDKDGPEEKEMTEKDEEDHQGRDHLESNGQSKATEEKVTEDSQSDEDEPLSPEAFSHCCYDFPPPIDEDFVEEADMLDNHPSDSPPSHEVVNATQEEAGDACLEEIRDFPLTDPPTKKRDNEEGEEREVFKELESEGEDIVMEIKESDENMAAGTPETGNEVEEILEEKPQGGDTEQERDVCRTSRDIWAELEDVICEVIEDEESTQVDEKDDRESVSGDVTEDVEEEEEEMVEVEEVETNKTEVRVEEVEESMETIEENLPDTEVQQEMEEEETKVPKTSEPEEGIQGKRAITAEDQHRDGEEVTSKENNDKADEQRQVQLCIDKHLKALKCDGEASREGRKGEDGDGSLGGVGRKIVISKNPKVFQVKAVPVVPPKPQHCRFTALNIRQQQQQQQREKRDADRERENASRVASEQDGARDGEEETREKTTQEREKRMEGDESRNSPLSMCFDEAVAIATMRRGKEKECEKERQKDWGNEVQ